A single Plasmodium yoelii strain 17X genome assembly, chromosome: 10 DNA region contains:
- a CDS encoding PIR protein: MDDDLCGKFDFLRTYLPDDLDKSVSLELKDHKSLKNYCPITGSGENECDNNLGKITAGFLWLLEQCYSISKNKKYKENNTNAFFLYMISWFSYKLNQIRGHDSTKINDFYTKHVINSHKYDNFTNTAYRFTELKEFIDERKDLLNINIDDLSKFYDAFKLLCNIHGNAAKSASGMTLSNDATHFFNEYTELNNDSKIEGTARNKILPVLSTDYDKLKNKYNDFPSIPEIIADISALTSEHASSSSLIGNRLFTVLSIFSAIAFFLGISYKYSLFGFRERAQKQYLREKIKNIKKKMNR; this comes from the exons ATGGATGATGATCta TGTGgaaaatttgattttttgaGGACGTATTTACCCGATGACTTAGACAAATCCGTATCACTTGAACTTAAAGATCATAaaagtttaaaaaattattgccCTATTACAGGTTCAGGAGAAAATGAATGTGATAATAATCTCGGTAAAATTACGGCTGGATTTTTATGGTTACTTGAACAATGTTATTCTATatccaaaaataaaaaatataaagaaaataatactaatgcATTTTTTCTATACATGATTTCATGGTTTAGTTACAAATTAAATCAAATCAGAGGACACGATTCCACCAAAATAAacgatttttatactaaACATGTAATTAATAGtcataaatatgataattttacaaATACTGCCTATAGATTTACAGAACTTAAGGAATTCATAGATGAACGAAAAGATTTGttgaatattaatattgacgatctgtctaaattttatgatgcattcaaattattatgtaatataCATGGTAATGCTGCAAAGAGTGCAAGTGGAATGACACTGTCAAATGATGCTACTCATTTTTTTAACGAATATACAGAGCTTAACAATGACAGTAAAATTGAAGGTACCGCAcgtaataaaatattgcccgttttatcaactgattatgataaattaaaaaataaatataatgatttCCCATCCATTCCAGAGATAATAGCAGACATTTCTGCACTAACATCTGAACAtgcatcatcaagttcgttGATAGGAAACAGATtatttacagttttatcgatatttagtgcaatagcattttttttaggaatttcttataag tattcgttatttggatttcgggaacgagctcaaaaacaatatttaagagaaaaaataaaaaatataaagaagaaaatgaatcgttaa
- a CDS encoding PIR protein, producing the protein MNKEVCEKFMSIWEFFPDKLKEGKYEFKDKNFLDGYCDSYSCDSDFEKISAGLFYLLNQFFGPSGLFKNNAKNKNDIFDYIMIWLSYMLNLKENQSNDSLKYFYNTDIKNNQKYTNSIVGFTEYNNYKELLDDNKIVNIDINNMSKFYVPFKSLCNMYYEFNGDNKKCKKYLDDDNEFFKKYKELNEDSSITNDSSYSKILSALSTDYNKLKEKCKEGKSGNILSLSEIATDISALSSEDTPSSSSITTRLFTVLSIFGAIGFLLGISYKYSLFGFRKRFKKQQIREKIKNIKKKINN; encoded by the exons atgaataaagaagtg tgtgaaaAGTTTATGAGTATATGGGAGTTTTTCCCCGATAAATTGAAAGAAggaaaatatgaatttaaagataaaaatttCTTAGATGGTTATTGTGATAGTTATAGTTGTGACAGTGATTTCGAAAAAATTAGTGCTggattattttatttgcttAATCAATTCTTTGGGCCTTCTGGTTTGTTTAAGAATaatgcaaaaaataaaaacgatATTTTTGAttacattatgatatggttaagttatatgttaaacctaaagGAAAATCAATCAAACGACAgtctaaaatatttttataatacagatataaaaaataatcaaaagTATACAAATTCTATAGTGGGTTTTACTgagtataataattataaggaACTTTTAGACGATAACAAAATTGTGAATattgatattaataatatgtctaaattttatgttccatttaaatcattatgtaacatgtattatgaatttaatggagataataaaaaatgcaagAAATATTtggatgatgataatgaattttttaaaaaatataaagaacttAATGAAGATTCTAGTATTACTAATGATAGTTCCtatagtaaaatattatctgctttatcaactgattataataaattaaaagagAAATGTAAAGAAGGTAAATCTGGTAATATTCTATCTCTTTCAGAGATAGCAACAGACATTTCTGCACTATCATCTGAAGATACaccatcaagttcgtcgataacAACCAGATtatttacagttttatcgatatttggtgcaataggaTTTCTTttgggaatttcttataag tattcgctatttggatttcggaaacgatttaaaaaacaacaaataagagaaaaaataaaaaatataaagaagaaaataaataattaa